Proteins from one Polynucleobacter wuianus genomic window:
- a CDS encoding peroxiredoxin, whose translation MTVAIGQPIPACAIPATSGLTFSPASAKGKKLVLYFYPKDMTPGCTAESGEFRDNIEAFTKANTLIVGVSRDSLKSHDNFRSKLELPFELVADTEEKLCQLFGVIKMKNMYGKQVRGIERSTFLFDSSGKLVQEWRGLKVPGHVTEVLQAAKAAK comes from the coding sequence ATGACAGTAGCTATCGGCCAACCTATCCCAGCATGCGCTATCCCAGCGACATCAGGCCTCACTTTTTCTCCAGCATCCGCTAAGGGGAAAAAACTGGTTCTGTACTTTTATCCTAAGGATATGACTCCTGGTTGCACTGCTGAGTCAGGCGAGTTTCGTGACAATATTGAGGCATTTACTAAGGCCAATACTTTGATCGTTGGCGTTTCACGCGATAGCCTCAAATCCCATGACAATTTTCGTAGCAAACTAGAACTGCCGTTTGAGCTAGTTGCCGATACTGAAGAAAAGCTCTGCCAACTTTTTGGCGTCATCAAAATGAAGAATATGTATGGCAAACAGGTCCGCGGTATTGAGCGCAGCACCTTCTTGTTTGATTCCTCTGGCAAGCTGGTTCAAGAGTGGCGCGGCCTTAAAGTTCCGGGCCATGTGACAGAGGTATTACAGGCGGCTAAAGCTGCAAAGTAA